From a region of the Mycobacterium sp. SMC-8 genome:
- a CDS encoding PDR/VanB family oxidoreductase — protein sequence MRRLAVAAVDDTFDGIRTLTLVDPDGGALPSFTPGSHLVVECAGPGSPVNAYSLTGEATAPAAYVISVLRAGRDGAPSGSRWIHDELTPGDTVLARPPRSAFPPILRARRHLLVAAGIGITPMVSHLRSARLWGRDARLLYIHRRGRGVYADLVRELTEHVSIHTRRADLVAELTASLADQPLGTHLYVCGPAGFIDVVTASAVELGWPASRIHVEHFGIDALDPGEPFAVRLSSDAEEFTVDAGVSLLDALEGRGIEVPNLCRRGVCGECRIPVSGGVIEHRDLYLTDDEKNAGDSMMACVSRARGQSLELAL from the coding sequence ATGCGCAGGCTCGCCGTCGCCGCGGTCGACGACACCTTCGACGGTATCCGGACCCTGACACTGGTCGACCCCGACGGGGGTGCGCTGCCGTCGTTCACTCCCGGCAGTCACCTCGTCGTGGAGTGCGCAGGACCGGGGTCGCCGGTCAACGCCTACTCGCTGACCGGCGAGGCCACCGCACCTGCGGCCTATGTGATCTCGGTGTTGCGGGCAGGTCGCGACGGTGCTCCGAGCGGTTCACGCTGGATCCATGACGAGCTCACCCCGGGTGACACGGTGCTAGCCCGTCCGCCACGCAGCGCGTTCCCCCCGATCCTGCGGGCCCGCCGACATCTGTTGGTAGCGGCGGGGATCGGCATCACGCCTATGGTCTCGCATCTGCGCAGCGCTCGATTGTGGGGTCGCGATGCGCGACTGCTCTACATCCACCGTCGCGGCCGGGGCGTCTACGCCGATCTCGTCCGCGAGCTCACCGAGCACGTGTCGATCCACACCCGCCGTGCCGATCTCGTCGCCGAGTTGACCGCGAGCCTGGCCGATCAGCCGCTCGGAACGCACCTTTACGTGTGTGGCCCGGCCGGTTTCATCGACGTCGTCACGGCCTCCGCGGTCGAACTAGGGTGGCCGGCCAGCCGTATCCACGTCGAGCACTTCGGAATCGACGCACTCGATCCGGGCGAACCGTTCGCGGTGCGGCTGTCCTCCGACGCGGAGGAGTTCACCGTCGATGCCGGTGTTTCGTTGCTCGACGCGCTCGAAGGACGCGGGATCGAAGTGCCCAACCTCTGCCGCCGGGGCGTGTGCGGAGAGTGTCGAATTCCGGTGTCGGGCGGGGTCATCGAGCACCGCGACCTGTACCTGACCGACGACGAGAAGAATGCGGGGGATTCGATGATGGCCTGTGTGTCCCGGGCCCGGGGCCAGAGCCTGGAGTTGGCGCTGTGA
- a CDS encoding dimethylamine monooxygenase subunit DmmA family protein → MRPALELTSVPEWAVRPTQPAADLSGRCWTIIAIGAAGMQVAQRWSAEIAAVSAQSEVRLHPTPDGDDGESACTALRRDLADARVGWRLMIAGPASACLKVRAEALAAGVADDEMTVGSTEVARRAVRCVHCRTVTTASVALEDVLVCAGCARNIVVHYHVSRLQGAHLGYMADAEQQVAS, encoded by the coding sequence ATGAGACCTGCGCTCGAGCTGACCAGTGTGCCCGAATGGGCGGTGCGGCCGACCCAACCGGCCGCCGACCTCTCCGGTCGGTGCTGGACGATCATCGCGATCGGCGCCGCCGGGATGCAGGTCGCTCAGCGCTGGAGCGCTGAGATCGCCGCTGTGTCAGCCCAATCCGAGGTCCGTCTGCATCCGACGCCTGACGGTGACGACGGCGAGTCGGCGTGTACGGCGCTGCGCCGGGATCTCGCCGACGCCCGGGTGGGGTGGCGCCTGATGATCGCCGGTCCGGCGAGTGCCTGTCTCAAGGTGCGGGCCGAGGCCCTCGCGGCCGGTGTCGCCGACGACGAGATGACCGTCGGCTCGACCGAGGTAGCCCGGCGCGCGGTGCGTTGCGTGCACTGCCGGACGGTCACCACCGCCTCCGTGGCTCTGGAGGACGTCCTGGTGTGCGCCGGGTGTGCGCGCAATATAGTTGTGCACTACCATGTTTCGAGGCTGCAGGGTGCCCACCTGGGGTACATGGCCGACGCCGAGCAGCAGGTGGCGTCGTGA
- a CDS encoding FAD-dependent oxidoreductase, whose amino-acid sequence MSGHTIVIGAGIAGLAAAVALRHCGHDVTVLEQRTDVSSGAGISIWPNALAALDRIGLGEDVRRAGGRVTAGAIRWRDGSWLRRPSAQRIVTALGEPLVVVRRSALTDILVNSLPPGTVRTGTAVTGVSIAESSVQLTLSDGGVRDADAVVGADGVNSTLARTLNGPLRSRYVGYTAWRGVAAYRLDPALAGETMAAGTEVGHVPLGPDHTYWFATERAPEGSRAPGGEHAYLSAKLSGWADPIPALLAATDPADLLRNDLYDRAQPDHWSRGPTVIIGDAAHPMRPHLGQGGCQGLEDAAILARFVELCPDLPTAFAKFAVFRKKRVRPLVRESAAIGRIVNLRPAALSGLASRASTLIPEWAVTRHLASIAAGAAFVLPTVRDAAG is encoded by the coding sequence ATGTCGGGGCACACCATCGTGATCGGCGCCGGAATCGCCGGTCTCGCGGCGGCCGTCGCGCTGCGGCACTGCGGGCACGACGTGACGGTGCTGGAACAACGCACCGACGTGAGTTCGGGCGCGGGCATCAGCATCTGGCCGAACGCGCTGGCCGCACTGGACCGCATCGGCCTTGGGGAGGACGTCAGGCGCGCCGGCGGACGCGTGACCGCCGGCGCGATCCGCTGGCGCGACGGCTCGTGGCTGCGCCGCCCCTCGGCGCAGCGGATCGTCACCGCGCTCGGTGAGCCCCTGGTCGTCGTGCGACGGTCGGCGCTGACCGACATTCTTGTGAACAGCTTGCCCCCGGGGACCGTGCGGACCGGGACGGCGGTGACGGGGGTGTCGATCGCCGAGTCCTCGGTGCAGCTCACCTTGTCAGACGGCGGCGTCCGCGACGCCGACGCGGTGGTTGGCGCCGACGGGGTGAACTCGACGCTGGCGCGCACGCTCAACGGCCCGCTGCGCAGCCGATACGTCGGGTACACCGCATGGCGAGGCGTCGCGGCATACCGGCTGGATCCGGCGCTGGCCGGCGAGACCATGGCGGCGGGCACCGAGGTCGGACATGTCCCGCTCGGCCCCGACCACACTTACTGGTTCGCCACCGAACGCGCCCCCGAGGGCAGCAGAGCCCCGGGCGGCGAACATGCCTACCTGAGCGCGAAGCTGTCCGGATGGGCTGATCCGATCCCGGCGCTGCTGGCGGCGACGGATCCGGCCGACCTTCTGCGCAACGACCTCTACGACCGCGCCCAACCCGACCACTGGTCTCGCGGCCCGACCGTGATCATCGGCGACGCCGCCCATCCGATGCGACCGCACCTGGGACAGGGCGGCTGTCAGGGCCTGGAGGACGCGGCGATCCTGGCGAGGTTCGTCGAGTTGTGCCCCGACCTGCCGACCGCGTTCGCGAAATTCGCGGTGTTTCGCAAGAAGCGGGTGCGCCCGCTGGTGCGTGAATCCGCCGCGATCGGCCGCATCGTCAATCTGCGGCCGGCGGCGCTCAGCGGCCTCGCCAGCCGGGCGAGCACGCTGATCCCGGAGTGGGCGGTGACGCGCCACCTGGCCTCGATCGCAGCCGGTGCCGCCTTTGTCCTGCCCACTGTCCGCGACGCGGCCGGCTGA
- a CDS encoding transglycosylase family protein produces MNVRTAVNKGLMAAAISGALAVVPMALDGTTATAHADSVNWDAIAKCESGGNWAINTGNGHFGGLQFKQATWLANGGVGNPASASRHEQIRVAENVLRTQGLKAWPKCGAKGMAAQVWGNPAPAAPATVPSTTTGRANGCATMPTSVFGGVLDLRKMCTALFTPRSAR; encoded by the coding sequence ATGAACGTTCGTACCGCAGTCAACAAGGGCCTGATGGCCGCCGCGATCTCCGGAGCCCTGGCCGTCGTGCCGATGGCACTGGACGGCACCACCGCCACCGCCCACGCCGACTCCGTCAACTGGGATGCGATCGCGAAGTGCGAGTCGGGCGGAAACTGGGCCATCAACACCGGCAACGGACACTTCGGCGGACTGCAGTTCAAGCAGGCCACCTGGTTGGCCAACGGCGGCGTGGGCAACCCGGCCAGCGCTTCCCGGCACGAGCAGATCCGCGTCGCCGAGAACGTGCTGCGCACCCAGGGCCTGAAGGCCTGGCCGAAGTGCGGCGCCAAGGGCATGGCCGCCCAGGTCTGGGGCAACCCGGCTCCGGCGGCACCGGCCACGGTCCCTTCGACCACCACGGGCAGGGCCAACGGCTGCGCCACGATGCCCACCTCGGTCTTCGGCGGCGTGCTGGACCTCCGCAAGATGTGCACCGCGCTGTTCACGCCGCGCTCGGCGCGCTGA